A region of the Haematobia irritans isolate KBUSLIRL chromosome 5, ASM5000362v1, whole genome shotgun sequence genome:
TTGCTCACTTTTAGCTTGAACTCTGGCATTTGATCTACGTACATATGAttctttttaagattttggCGATTTTAGTTCTTCGTATGTATATGTAATATACTCGTACATATGATTGTAATGGAATTTCatgagaaatttaatttatttcattgtatAGCTAAGCTGTTGTTGTTCGTCTCCCTATTGTAAATGTTTGAGATTCATTCTTTCACTTTGACTTTGTGTGAAAAAGGGCGAGTAAGAGATAGAGATAGAGAGAGGGAGaggaaaacaaaatacaaagaGAGGTAGAGAATGTATACACAAATGTCAATTTTCTGATTgacattcaaacaaaaatgataaCACAAAATAACAGAGCAGATACTGACATGTATGGGTCTTACCGTCATTTATTTATAGGATACATTATGGATGTTGACGCTGATGATAAGGTTTTGTGCGTTGTGTAATGCCTCCTGTAATCAGGGCGAAGTGGTGGGTAAATTGAAAAGAaacaaagtaaaaataaaaatgggctAGATTTGTTTTCCCTACAAAGCCAAATCCATTTGAgtcttttgtttttagagaataGGGAATGGAAAAATATAAACCCACATTGTTCGATGGTATTGTAATCCCATCACTGAAGTCCTAATGTAAGTTGTTGAGGCCACACAAAATGCCAAATTGAGTTAAAGACTTCCAATTGTGGATATCATAGAAAGAGAGAAATAGAAAATGATGATAAGAATAAGCGCTATGTTCGACGGCGCGTTTGCAGCCTTGGCTCATGCAATATAAAAGTTGTAATGGGTCACAGAGTAAGCTACAAAAATACTTCAGTCTATCCTCCAAAAAAGAGTTTCCGAAAATTTCTGCAAGAAAATGTGCATAACAGAAATATTAGTCTTAgaccccataggttaggttaggttaggggttagctggcagcccgaagtatcaggctcacttagactattcagtccattgtgataccacattggttcttatcactgagtgctgcccgattccatgttaagctcaaagacgagggacctcctttttatagccgagtccgaacggcggtccacattgctgtgaaaccacttagagaagctttgaaaccctcagaaatttcaccagcattactgagatgggataatccaccgctgaaaaaaactttttggtgttcggtcgaagcaggaatcgaacccacaaccttgcgtatgcaaggcgggcatgctaaccattgcaccatggtggctcccggggtgcaatggttaccatacaAAATATATACCCATCGActtagaatcacctcctgaatcgATTTAGCTTCGTGACGTCCGTCCATATATTTGTTGCTTGCAAGATTATTGTTGCAATTACTCGtagtaaccgattttgatgaaatttggtacagggtgtttattTGGTATAAGGGGAGCTCTTTAGTACCTGGCCTAGAGCCCACGACAGGATAActattaatatatggtatcataTTCCAAAGTATTTAAAAACTTTTGCCTGAATTATTTTATTCCATACTGTCTTTAGTCGAAaccgaaatacaaaaaaatatttattttatatatgtcTCTCTACTTAGACTGAATTAAtactttaacaagtatatacgaccgtaagttcggcaaggccgaatcttatgtaccctccaccatggattgcgtagaaacttctacgaaagactgtcatcaccaaatttcaactcactcggatgaaatttgctcctccaagaggctccaaaaccaaatctcggtatcggtttatatgattatggactgatatggaccacttttggcatggttgttaaatatcatatactaccaccccgtaccaaatttcaaccagatcggatgaattttgcttctccaaaaggcaccggaggtcaaatctggcgatcggtttatatgcgagctatatataattatggactgataggaaccaatacctgcatggatgttggataccatatactaacatcacgtaccaaatttcaaccgaatgggaagtattttgctcttccaagatgctccggaggtcaaatctgaggatcggtttatatggggcctatatataattatggaccgatatcgaccaatttttgcatgggtgtttgaggccatatattaacatcacgtaccaaatttcaactgaatcagatgaattttgctcttccaagaggcttcggaggtcaaatctggtgatcggtttatatgtgaaccaatttttgcatggtcattagagaccaatactaacccatataccaaatttcagccggatcgaaagaaatttgcttctcttagaggcctcgcaagccaaatttgggggtccgtttatatgggggctatacgaaaaagtgtaccgatatagcccatttgcaagaccatccgacctacatcaataacaacaacttgtgccaagtttcaagtcaatggcttgtttcgttcggaagttacgtgatttcaacagacggacggacggacggacatgctcagatcgactcagaatttcaccacgacccggaatatatataatttatggggtcttagatcaatatttcgatgtgttacaaacggaatgacaaagttaatataccccccatcctatggtggagggtataaaaaaaaaattattttatatatttctctCTACTTAGACTGAAgtacggagccaccgtggtgcaatggttagcatgtccgccttgcatatataaggtcgtgggttcgtttcctgcttcgaccgaacaccaaaagtttttcagcggtggattatcctatctcagtaatgctggtgacatttctgagagttacaaagcttctctaagtggtttcactgcaatgtggaacgcagttcagactcggctataaaacggaggtcccttgtcattgaacttaacatagaatcgggcagcactcagtgataagagagaagttcaccaatgtggtatcacaatggactgaatatttagtctaagtgagcctgatacatcgggctgccacctaacctagacaGAAGTATTTTAGTACTATAGGTTAAGGTACTAAAATACTTTAAAAACGTCTAGTATCGGAGTCACCAATTTATGGGTCACAGGAAAACAATACCACGTTCAATtggtttttacaaaagttttaatttattaaaaattatttactctataaaaataactcgggttttccttcctgacgctATAACTCCAGAACCCACGAACCGCGGTTTGTCATTCGTtatctcgatttacatcattaccagtatactgcattgGTTTGAGCCccagagtacttaattcacatatttggtttctataaacatatggttcttgaataagaactatatctatgtcccctttcatcaggagaacttttaaggcagcatatgcagccttacaatggtgaagatttatctggagaatccgtaggaccatcgagattttcaataaCCGTCACataagccgcttcaatcgagtcatcaagaatgtcctctgcaGAGATCTcgatgactctcgcaataaccataggtttaactttggtgagttttgaggctgtagaaacctcctctcgcattcggtgtctatccatgtctgcatctttggtatcgCCCTcgattcgcaagaggatccgattatttctgattcagacagaggcttgtccatttccgaatcctttagcggaccatcgagattttcaacaaacgTCACATCAGccacttcaatcgagtcattaaGAATGTCCTCTGCAGAGATCTcgatgactctcgcaataaccataggttcaactttggtgagttgtgaggctgtagaaacctcctctcgcatacggtgtctatccatgtcttcaactttggtatctccctcgacttcgcaagaggatccgcctacttctgattcagacagaggcttgtccatttccgaatcctttagctgatcgtttttatataccttcatttggatataatgaaagccataacatacacggccctgggactttgctagatgtggcaaagactgagtgttcaatataaacactgcatgccgtcttggtccatccacttcatccaaacggccaaccttccaatcagctattGGAagctctggattgcattgtttcagtctatttaaaatagattcagggtcaggaggttttgcaggtatccacgcatgtgcttttggtctagccggtatgtctttcttctcgactaactgtagagcagctccttcccaaacttcaccaattagtatcaaagcagctttaaaacattctattgaCCCCTGGgttctcaaatgcgactagcttaaatcgtccttgatactaaccagcctcttggtgtcgaggatctgggccgggaaactttttcagcacctgtgagtagacgccagacaaagcattatcaatttccccccatttttgccgtccaatgctcctttaacatattaatgatagccatcataaggctgtctttagcaactgaggcaaacgatctttgattccttttggaggatggcagctcatccggtaatcgttccctttttccagcctcaagaattccttgagcccattttaaggaatcactTTGttaagccgacaacgtgcttgggtcgactgatcctaatttctttaggataaacaaagcatttctgcgttcctttaatctctttcgtgagggattacctccttttgatgccgttaccttagaacaggttcgacttgtcaaagtgtcgccacctgtcgacccgtctacaggtcgactaattgggcctaactcttggtcattgtccaaatttataactccagtcgaagcCCGTcccctgggccctgaagttaggaacccagtggatgactttgaatttcgctgtttGGTggtttaatatcccaccacacttgaaattcgtaatagttacttattacgatgagttagtccgctattaaaaaaacacgtccgttccgttcgacggttgaatgaccCAGCGGCGAAGTAATAATATCTTTGACGGTTTGGTGATTTTGTTGGCAGGCGATTTCGGGCAGACGTTGCCAGTAGTTCCCCGTGGAATGCTTGAATGCTTGCCTGAAGGCATCATTTTTATGGAATAACGTAGAAACATTATCGCTAACCACTAATATGAGAGTTCCATTTCGGGATGATCAGAGTGCTGCACAATTTTCCAAACAATTGTTAGCTGTTGGAAATGGAAAATTCCCAGTTGATTGGACATCTGGATTAATTACTCTTACCAACGACTTTTGCCGATTTGTAGATTCTCAATTAGctcttattgaaaatgtttttccaaACATTAGTGAAAATTATCCGAATTATGCTTGGTTAAGTCAATGAACAATTCTTGCCGTAAAGAATAATGAAGTACACGCACAGAATTTCAGCATTCCATCAAAAATTGCTGTCGATATGGTAACATATAAATTCGTTGATTCCGTAACAAATCCCGATGATGTAGTAAATTATCCAACGGAGGTTTTGAACACTCTGGAGTTATCAGGATTGCCACCACCACATAACTTGCAACCCACAGTTGGTACAGTTATTATGACATTGCGTAATTTGAATCCATCGCGACTTTGCAACGGTACTCGACTTTCGGTAAAAAGACATATGCCGAATTTTACTGAGGCAACCGTTATTAACGGAAAGTACGAAGGTGAAAATGTATGTATTCGTCGAATACCAATGATTCCAATAGATCTTCAGTTTGACTTCAAAAGATTGCAATTTCCAGGTCGCCTTGCGTTCGCAATGACCACTAACAAGTCGCGAGGCCAATCGAATAGTGGTTGCGggataaatttagaaaatcattgtttttcacatGGTCAGTTATACGTTGCGTGTTCACGAGTTGGGAAACCATCCGCTTTATTTGTGTTAACgtcagaccaaaaaaaaaaaacaaaaaaatgtggttTACCAAAGAGCACTTCAATGAAACGGATGATTTGCAGACACGTACAACGTTTCAATTCAGTAATTAACACTTCAATTTTGtaatcgaaataaattcattactattgtgaaattaaataaaatttttccttttcaaatataaaacaaaacaagtaagtaaagtctaaagtcggggggCCGCTAtactatacccttcacccctatgtaggccaaaatttgtgttaccatctcaactacttcacatttgctggaagctatgtaaaggagacaattttattacttttacaaaatctctagaattaaaatttaaatcggctaatgctatccagttaattggaggaaacttccattgaaaatgggtctaaaatgtgtaacagtctaccatatttctccaactctggtgtacgtatatatgggagctatatataatctgaaccgattttgactaaatttgacatgtatagttagaatgataattctgctatctatgcgaaatttcacgtaaatgggcgtATAACTTggtccccctggtcatatgagtgaaaatcgggcggaagatatctatgggagccatatctaaatctgaatccattttgaccatatttggcacatacaatagtatcgttaaaagtaccgcttgtgcaaaatttgaagtaagtcagggcaaaactctggcttttgagaccatacaagtccaaatcgggcgaaagatatatatgtgagctatatctaaatctgaaccgattttaacaaaatttgacacacttagcgatactattaaacgtaccccttgtgcataatttgaagtaaatcacggcaaaactctggcttttttggccatataagttcaaatcggacgaaagatatatgggagctatatctaaatttgaaccgatttcagtcaaatttaccaagcaaatTTCACgatgatcggtagtaaactttggcctctgtggtcatatgagtctaaatcggacgaaatatatatatgggagctatatctaaatctgaaccgatttggctgatattttgcaagattttcgagattcataaaatatttggatgtacggtatttcaagaaaatcggttgataaacacgctaactatgaccaaatcggggataaatatatatggcagctatatctaaatctgaaccgattttttccaaaaccaatagcgattgtcgctgtcccaagaaacggccctatgccaaatttgaggacgatcggacttaaagtgcgagctgtactttgtgcacaaaattacatatacagacagacggacggacggacagacagacacacagacggacatcgctaaatcgacccagaatttaattctaagccgaccggtaaatgcacaaatttattataccctgtaccacagtagtggtgaagggcataataaacaagtatatacggccgtaagttcggccaggccgaatcttatgtaccctccatggattgcgtagaaacttctacgaaagactgtcatccacaatcgaattaattgggttgtggtatcttaaaacttcttaaaatcgttttctaaattgttagttagaccatacgtggtatatattatacaaaaaagttatgtatagttaagtctacaaataattacgaatcgatatggacttttgaacggtacttagagagccagacttgaaatataggggtcgcttatatgtgggctatatacaattatgaacttgatatgaaccaatttttgtttgattggggatcgatttatctgagggctatatataactatagaccgataaggacctagttaggcagggtttttaacggccatatactataacaatgtaccaaatttcaactgactcggatgaaatttgctcctccaagaggctccaaaaccaaatctcgggatcggtttatatgggggctatatatgattatggactgatatggaccacttttggcatggttgttaaatatcatatactagcaccacataccaaatttcaaccagatcgaatgaattttgcttctccaaagggcaccaaggtcaaatctggggatcggtttatatgggggctatatataattatggaccgatgtggaccaattttggcatggttgttaaagaccatatactaacacaatgtaccaaatttcagccggatcggatgaaatatgcttctcttagaggctccgcaagccaaatcttgggatcggtttatatgggggctatatataattattgaccgatatagaccaatttttgcatagatgtagagaccatatactaacaccatgtaccaaatatcagccggatcggatgaaattttcatctcttagaggctccgcaagccaaatctgggaatcggtttatatgggggctatatataattatggaccgatgtggaccaatttttgcattgttgttagagaccatatagtaacatcacgtaccaaatttcaaccgaatcggatgaattttgctcatccatgggcctgcggaggtcaaatctggggatcggtttatatgggggctacatatataattagggaccgatgtggactaatttttgcatggctgtgagacaccatatactaacaccatgtaccggatcggatgaattttgctcctccaagagactccgcaagccaaatatgagcgtcggtgtatatgggggatatatgttacgtaaaagtggtccgatatggcccatttacaataccatccgacctacatcaataacaactacttgtgtcaacacacaaaaaaatttttttctaattcaatcacgaaattaattgatccaattaattttttaattgaaatgtcttcaatcacgaaaatgatagtatcaatcacagttttaattgggcatagaaaaaattcttgattaaaatattaattgatgtcattagcaattttcaattaattttttaattgattcaattaaaaatttaattgattttgaatgcaaaccccaattaattttttatttaaaaaggtaactattttcaattactttctgaattggcttagagtttttatttggattaagaaatgttcatcactttttttaactgacttagtcttccgaatttgattaaaaagttaattgtatcaattaatttttttagtgaaaaattttaaaattttcagtaattgacttaattaactttatgttctatcttgattaaaaagttaattgtatcaattaatttattaattgaaaaaatattcaacttcaattaactttttaattggaaatattttggtgatatttttttctgtgaagtttCATGAAGATaatttgtttcgtttggaagttagtgtgatttcaacggacagaaggacggacatgcttagatcgactcagaattttcccacgacctagaatatatatgctttatgggttcttagagcaatatttcgatgtattacaaacggaatgacaaagttaatatacccccccccccatcctatggtggagggcataaaaaaTGTGGTTTACCAAAGAACACTTCAATGAAACGGATAATTTGCGGACAAGTACAACGTTTCAATTCAGTAATTAACACTTCAATTTTGTAATCGAAATAAACtcattacaataaataaaaaattgttcttcATATTTTAATCACCAAACAAAAGCTAGCAAAGTTGataacaaatttaacaaatgaaGTTTTCTAATCGAAAGAAAAATAATCTCTGAAGAAAAGTATTTAAGAAAGAGCTAATGtaaattgatttgttttttaactTTCATATATATAAGAAGTGTGTAGGATTCACCACGGTACTGATACTAATatttcatatacaattttttaaagaaaaattctcgGGAATTTACATATGTACTATTCCCATATGTCAATTTCCCATATTCCGTTCCCGGGAAAACCTCTAAAACACCAATACTACGGATCAGAAAGAAAACTTGTGTTCATGGTGGTATTTGTGAAATATCCCAAAATAACTCTTTGGTTGACAGAAAATGCACTTTCTTGGTATTTGTTCGCCCATTTTTCCGAGCTAAAGGCTGTTAATTATTTACTGAATGCTCTTTGGCTACCTAACTATGCTACAGTTCAAATGGGTACACTATAGCGTATACGTTATGCATGAGTTCACCATGTAACTCATACGCGTCCTTGTACACCGaaattaatttctaaaatattagaaaataataataaacaagtaaggaaagtctaaagtcgggcgggaccgaccatATTATAGCCTTaaccactatgtataccaacatttttgataccatcttaacaccttcaaatttgttaggagctatataaaggtttatattgccatatacaaatattttaatttgaaccgatttggacaagagtttttcaactttcacaaaatgtctagaagcaaaatttaaataatttcgcaaatctttatttatgatttataggtcgatatgtacgaattagagtataggtatatttgaatcaattttgccagtttttgacttaacagtgacgattttagaaggaacatgtgggaattttggtcatatttgctaaaatctgaagaatatatatatgggggctttgtcttattctgagccgatttcgataaaatttggcaaatattgctaaaattttaattgaactctcagtgcaaaacttcaaaatgttcGTAATGAGACTGTGTCTGCCGTGGcaaattttaatcatttttgcgagttttcgacttaacagtgacgattttacaaggaatatgtgggaattttggtcatatttgctaaaatcggtagaacatatatatagaggctttgtctaattctgagccaattttgataaaatttggcaaatattgctaaaattttaattgaactctcagtgcaaaacttcaaaatgttcGAAATGAGACTTTGGCtgccgtggtcatatgaatctaaatcgggcgaaagatatatgggagttatatttaaatctgagccgattttgaccAGATTTGGCATGTGTATGTTAgttctctgtgcaaaactttaagtaaatcggagtgcgtatatcggccgaaagatatatatggcaactatattgaaatctgaaccaatttcaactaaatgtgGCATGCttagtaaaaatgttacttcaattccttgtgcacaattttaagtaaatcggtgggaaattttgatctacggtaGTCATATaactgtaaatcggacgacagatatatatgggagctatatctaaatttgaaccgatttcaaccacattcggTATGCATATCATGTtagttgtactccttgtgcaaaattttacgtaactcggggtaaatctttggcctctggggccataagagtgtaaatcgggtgaaacctatatatgggagctatatctaaatctgaaccgatttcaaccaaattcggtatgtatatttataatggtaattcctgtgtaaaattttacataactcggtgtaaaa
Encoded here:
- the LOC142239911 gene encoding uncharacterized protein LOC142239911, coding for MRVPFRDDQSAAQFSKQLLAVGNGKFPVDWTSGLITLTNDFCRFVDSQLALIENNNEVHAQNFSIPSKIAVDMVTYKFVDSVTNPDDVVNYPTEVLNTLELSGLPPPHNLQPTVGTVIMTLRNLNPSRLCNGTRLSVKRHMPNFTEATVINGKYEGENVCIRRIPMIPIDLQFDFKRLQFPGRLAFAMTTNKSRGQSNSGCGINLENHCFSHETMIPSNKINDVIGDDKYRMMDSKNV